A DNA window from Solanum lycopersicum chromosome 3, SLM_r2.1 contains the following coding sequences:
- the LOC101249064 gene encoding auxin-responsive protein SAUR72-like gives MDIPSNNKQLLRSGSSCNKIRQIVRLQQLLKKWKKIAAASPSSTHLQRNTSSGTSINKFLKKTLSFSDKEDVSNSNNNNNVPKGCLAVLCVGKEEEKRFVIPMDYLAHQSFQVLLREAEEEFGFQQQGILKIPCQISLFDKILKTIQSNKQQPNEDTTIHNNVVGACCCSPDNHQQQHNIMPPQLCSI, from the coding sequence ATGGATATTCCATCAAACAATAAGCAGCTTCTTAGGTCTGGAAGTTCTTGTAATAAGATCAGACAAATAGTTAGGCTTCAGCAGCTGctcaaaaaatggaaaaagattGCAGCTGCATCCCCTTCTTCTACTCACCTTCAACGCAATACTAGTAGTGGTACTAGCATCAATAAGTTCCTCAAGAAAACTCTTTCATTTTCAGACAAGGAAGACGtcagtaatagtaataataataataatgtccCCAAAGGATGCCTTGCAGTACTATGCGTTGGCAAGGAGGAGGAGAAGAGATTTGTCATCCCAATGGACTACTTGGCCCATCAATCATTTCAAGTCCTCTTGAGAGAAGCTGAAGAAGAGTTTGGTTTCCAACAACAGGGAATCCTCAAGATTCCTTGTCAAATCTCCCTTTTTGACAAGATTTTGAAAACCATACAATCTAATAAACAACAACCAAATGAGGATACTACTATTCACAATAATGTCGTCGGCGCCTGCTGCTGCTCTCCAGACAATcaccaacaacaacacaatATCATGCCTCCTCAATTGTGCAGTATATGA